TTTACAGCTTCCTGTTCACTCATACCTGTTTAACTCCCAAAATGCATAACGGCATACGGAGCGACTATTAATACCAACTTTGTATCTTATGTCCAGCATCTTTTACTATGTCAGAAATATCATTATTAACAATCCACATTAAACACTACAGAAGCAGCATGACTTTATCACCCGTTTGGCATATTAAAAGGCACAGCCAGTACGTGAACAAACGGAGATGACAAATGGTTGCTACCACACACAATTTTGGAACTGAAAAAGTAGACACCTTTCTTTCAGCAATTAAGAATACCGTCCCCCTCTGGGTTATGGGAACTGAAGAGTTTTCTCACCAGAATGGCTTGATCAATGTTTTTCAAAACCTTTCATCCGCCAACCCTCAGTTTAAGGAAATCAGCTCGGGGCTGGCCCTGCTGGCGTGGCAGCAAAATCCGCTTGACCGTTCAGCGGCCGTGCGCTGTATGGACCTGAATAATTCATCACGCCCGCCCGCACTGATCAAAATCTTGCAAGCCCTGATAAGTTCCCCGGTATCGCACATCCCCCTTCAGGACCTCGACAACCTGCTTCAATCCGGGGATCAAACCCTCATTATCCGACATTTATTTCCCTTGTTGCGTGGATCGGACGGCTTGAACTGGCTGACCCATTCATGGGATACCCTGCTACGCATGGGCAATGCGGAATTGCCCAGAACGGCCCTTGATCTGGTTAATTGGAATGACAATTTAATCCAGCTTAAACAGAGACTTAAAACACAGTACAATTTTTTATACAGTTCAATTGATGAAACTGTGCAGGACCTTGAAGAGCTGGATCACGACATCTGGTCACTGTGGCAGGATTACATGCGCAGTGAACTCCTGCTCCGCTCCGGACAGACCGAAGAGGGCAAGGACATACTGGCGAAGCTATGGAAAAAGAACATCTGGAACCTCAACTGGGGTCAAAAACTGCATGGACTGCTCAATCCTATAGATACAACTAATGCCCTCAGCCATTCAGATGAAGTCGCCATTCTGCTCTATTCTTGGAACAACGGACAATTGATTGAGAACACGCTAAAAAATGTTGCGACATCAAATATCGGCAATGCGCGGATATTCGCCCTGAACAACGGCTCTGATGACAGCACCGGACAGGTTATAAATGAGGCTCAGTATCGCTTTAAAAAGGGGCACTATAAACCTATCAACCTGCAAGTTAACGTAGGTGCCCCGGCGGCCCGCAACTGGCTGCTGGCTGAACCGGAAGTGCGCAAGGCCAAATGGGCCGTATTTCTGGATGATGATGTGGAACTGGAACCCAACTGGCTGGAAGAACTTCTGGCGACCGCGCAAAGTTACAACAACCCCGGAGCTGTGGGATGCAGAATCACCTCCACAGAAACTCCCCGGTCATTACAGTCAGCGGATTACCACCTCTTTCCTCCCGGAAACGGGACTTCCCAAATCGAAGGGCTAACTGAGAAGATCATGGTCTTTGACAGTTGCCGCAACGGCTTTGATTATGGACAGTTTTCTTACACCCGTCCGGCAATGCACGTTTCAGGCTGCTGTCATATGCTGAATATGGAAGCAATCCATCAATGCGGGAATTTCGACGTGCGCTTCAACCCCACCCAATTCGACGATCTCGAAAGGGACCTGCGCGCAGCACTTGGCGGGTACGAACATGTCTACGCCGGGCAACTGCGCATCGGGCATATCCAACACTCAAGTCTTGCCAAAGCAAGCAATGTGCGTTCCATGGCTCAGGTTTTCGGCAACAAGATAAAACTGGAAAGCAAATACAGCGAGCATGACCTGAACGTCCTTTTCGGGAAAGACATGGCCATGCTCTGGCAGGATGTTGACCGCAAATGGAAAGAGCTGGCAGAAGTCCTTTAACAGACTATCTGGCAAGCCACTCTGCTGTTAATTTTTCCATCTCTTCGGGAGAAAAAGACGGATTATCGTACATACCTTTTGCATATCGCTGGGAAAATCCGTGATACAGAATCAAGGCAGCAGCAACGGAAACGTTGAAACTCTGGATCATACCCTGCATGGGAATGTAGACTTCATCAGGAACCAATTCCGCCAATTCCGGCGCGGTTCCGCTATGTTCGTTGCTCAGGATAACCGCTGAGGGTTTGCTGAAATCAAAATCCATAAGCGGCTTTGCCGTTTCGGAAAAACCAGTTCTTACAACCTGATATCCCTGCTCACGCAGCCCTCCGACCATCTTTACCGGGTCGGTATGTTTAGTGCGCTCAACCCACTTTTTACCTGAAGCGGAAGATTTTTTTGCAAGTTCAGGCCACTGTGATACAGTATAATACAGATGTATGCCGTAGATGCCGAAAGCGTCACAGCTTCTAAGGATGGCCGAAACATTGTGGGGGTCCCAGACATTATCCACAATCAGGGTAAAATCCTTCTGGCGTTTTGCCAGAACTTCCCGGACTCTTGCTTCTCTTTGAGGTGTTCTCTGTCTTTCCATGGCGTACTGGGTACTCAACCTTTTGCAAGTTTGCAAGGGGTGAGGCTGCAACAGCGACACAGCGCAGCATAAAGCAGATTATTGAGAAAGACATTAGATTGATTTAAAAAAGATGATATGTAATGATTTCAGAGGATATATATTCACGGAGGCTTTAATGCGCGCGCTGATTGCAGAGGATGAATTTGTAGGACGAAAATTACTTTCGACCTTTCTGGCCCCACTTTTCGTGATTGATGTCGCGGTAAACGGTAAAGAAGCGGTCGAGGCATACAAACTGGCCTTTGAAGAAGGTGATCCATACAGCTTAATTCTTATGGACATCATGATGCCTGAACAGGACGGCCTCTCCGCCCTTGAAGAGATCAGGAATTTTGAAAACAAAAACAAAGTAGTGAACCACTGCAAAGTGGTCATGACCACAGCACTTGATGACCCCAAAACAGTCATCCGGTCTTTCCATGATGTTGAAGCATCCGCATTCATCGTCAAGCCGGTAGACAGGAACAAACTTTACGAAGAACTCGAAAAAATCGGGTTGATGAACAAATAATTTTCCGGCTGATGGAGCATCTGCAAAATGAGTGAAGACGATTCTCTTGTTGAAGAATTTTTCTCCGAAGTAAATGACAAGTACTACCCACAGGTACTTGAAGGAATCGACCTCCTTGATGAACAACGCATTGAGGAAGGCATCGAGGTGCTCTCGCGTCCGCTGCACACAATCAAAGGGGTCACCGGATTCATGTCCGGGTTTGAACCGGCTTCCACCTTTACCCACAAGGTCGAAGATTTCCTCAAGAAAATGCAGGCCGGAGAGGTTGAGCACGACCTCATGCAGATTGCCCTAGCCATTGAGTCCGTCAACACGATTTTCATGCTCATCGAACAGCTTCGGGAATCCGGCAGTTTTGACCAAAGCCTCACTGACGACATTGAAACCAGACTCTGCGGGGAAGGTCAAAAATCCGGAGCCGCAGATGAGTCCGGCATAAACCCCATTGAAGCCGAAGAACTCCCTGATGCGCGAATATTCAATCTCAAGGTAAACAGACTTTACAGCTCCGAACAATTGAAAATGGTGGAAGAAAGCCTGCAATCAATAGACGGAACAAGCAGGCTCCTTTTTGATTTCGGGATCACCATGTCCGTAGGGTCTGCATTTTTCGAACTAATTGCGTCTTATTCCGAAATTTGCGAAATAGGCATCACCGGAATGAACAGCCATTGTACAAGCACTTTTTATTCTTGGGGTTTCCAGCGCTATCTGACTGTTTTTGACAGCAGGGAAAGCTTTCTGAACAACACCGGAGTTTGAGGATAATGAAGGACAGTATTTCCAGTTGTATAAGCCAGATTCAAGAATCAATCATCGGCCTTGAGCACGGGGACGGTGATATTAATGATGTTTTGAACGCACTAGGGCTTGACAATGCCCAGATGAGATCGGCTCAGATAATCGCCCTTATGGATATGCTGACTGACGGCATTACCCCTGTAACCCCGGACCTGATCACCTCCCTGCTTGATATTGCCGAAGCCCAAAAAAAATTCTTTTACTGCATCGGGGGACTGCTTGATCAAGGCGGTGCTCCGATTGATTCAAGAAAGGATGACAGTTCCGCCTGCGACACAGAAGACCGTGAAGCAATCGCTACAGCACCGGATAAATATGAACAGGAAATGATGGCCGAGATGATGGCCATGACCGAAGGAACTCCAGACGAAGATGAAGGCTGGGAAAAAGTTGAAGGACAGCCTGAAACCCCGCTAGCTGAAGCAGAGAAGAAACAACAGGAACAGGCTGTCGAATCGGAAAATAGAATCGAGCCTGAACAGGTTGCAACAGCAGCAAAGCAAATCCCAGACGAAGAGAAAAGTGCCAAAGTCCAACCTGCTCCCGCTAAAATGAAAGACGCACAAGCTATTTCCTCCATTCGTGTTTCCACCCAGCAACTCGATTCCCTCATCGAGTTGGTAGGTAAACTGATGGTCACCTACGCGGTCATTGCTCAGACTAAGTCTGATAATATTTCCAAAATTTCATCCAGCCTTTCTGAGTTGGATAAAGTCATCCGCAACCTGCAATCGGAAGTGGATGAAATCAGGATGGTTCCGCTAAAACAGATTTTCATGCCCATGCACAGGCTGGTTAAATCCACCTCGCAAAAGCTCAACAAACGCATCAAATTCACCATTATCGGAGAAGAGCTGGCACTGGATAAGACCATCGTGGAATGTTTGAATGAACCGCTGGTCCATCTGCTGCGCAATGCGCTTGACCACGGCATTGAAACTACTGAAGACCGCCAGATGTGCGGCAAGAACGAAATGGGTAAGGTAGACCTGAAGGCCTACCGTCAAGGCGAATTCGCTTACATAGAAATTATCGACGACGGTAAGGGTCTTGATGCCGACATCCTGCTCAGCAAAGCCCTTGAACGCGGACTGGCCGACCCGGAAAAAAAATATACCAAGGAAGAAATTTACGAGTTCATCCTGCAATCAGGCTTCTCCACAGCCAGTGCGGTCACCGATATTTCCGGTCGCGGAGTAGGCATGGACGCGGTTGTTGCCGCCATCCAGAATACGTTGGACGGGAAAGTATCCATTACCAGTGAACTGGGCAAAGGATCTACTTTCACCATTAGCATCCCCTTAAGCCGCTCGGTAAACGAAGGAATCGTGGATGCCCTGATCACCTCAGTTGGCCCGGAAACCTTCATCTTCCCCAGCCGGGAAGTGCTGGAAGTATACGAGCCCGTAGAAAAAGAGTTTACCGACCTGCCCGATGGCCGGGAAACCGTATCTGTTCGCGGCAAGATTCACTCCCTGATCCGTATGCACAAAGTTTTTGACCTCCCGGACCCCACTGACGAGGTAATCCCCAAGGTCATCATGGTAAAATTGGGAGAAACAGTTGTCGCCATTCTCGTAGACGAAGTCCTGCGTCAGCAAAAAGCGGTCGTCACCGGATTCACCCTGCCGGTAAACTCCATCTACAAACTGCCCATCCTCGGCTTCGGCATGATGGGCGAACACGATGCCCTGGTGGTGGATACGGAAACATTGATTGCCGCACACATGGAAGGGGAAGCCTAAAAACAATCCGCGCCATCCCGCAATTTTCCAGCGCACAGGAAAAACTTTTCTCTGTGGCCTTTGTCTGCTATGCATGCGTGTTCACGACAAAGACAACCTCTCAGCGCAGGAAATAGCAGATGAAAAAAGCCATCCTTTTTGCAGCACACGGATCGAAAAACAGAGCTGCCAGTTCGGCACTGGGCAATATTTTGAAGATGGCTAAAGAGGCCCATCCGGACATCCCGGTTTACAGTGCTTTTACTTCCGGGCATGTACTGAAAAAGCTTCGTGAACAGGGCCAGAACATGCCCACCGTAAAACAGAATCTTGAAAATCTGGCCGAAGAAGGTGTCACCCATGTGGTTGTGCAATCCCTGCACGTGATTCCCGGAACGGAATTCAACAACATCAGCAGGCTGTTGGACAGGGTCGACAAAGGCGAAATTAAATTTGAAAAAGCCGTACTTGGCGAACCGCTGCTGACCAATGAACAGGAGATCGACGAAATATCCGACATCATCCTGAATCTGCTGGAAGAACGGGATTCGCAAAATGAGGCTCTGATCCTCGTGGCTCATGGTTCCAAATTTTCCGAGAGCGGCAACTCCTTGTATGATAAATTCAAGGAAGTACTGGAAGCAAAAGACAAAAACGCCTACCTCGGCAAGCTCAATTCCGAAGGTGGCATTGAAAAGATAAGCGACTGTATCAAGGGTTCCGGGGTAAAACGAGCCTATCTGCTGCCTCTGCTCTTCGGAGCCGGAAACCATGTAAAAAAAGATATGGCCGGAGAGCACGATGGATCATGGAAAAATGTTGTGGCCTCACGAGGAATTGAACCGATTCCTGTAGTGCAGGGAGTCGGGGAATTCGATATTTTCGCCCAACGCTGGATGGACAAACTTGAAAAAGCCATCAGCCAGCTTGATACATAAATTGAGGTTTTGAAAACAGGCTCCACGCCACCACAATTTATTACCTGCCCAAAAATTTCTCACTTGATTGTACTCCGCACCGCATATACATTATGCTGGTGCGGTTAATTTTTTAACGGACCGGAAAACAATGACAACTTCCATCACAGTGCATTGCCATGACAAAAAAAACATGGAGATTGCACCCACTGCCGGGCTGAACATGGCCCAGACTCTTTTCCTGAACGGAGCATTCAAAGGAGTGCCTCTCTGTTCCGGCATGGGACGTTGCGGGCTGTGCAAAGTGAAGTTTGAATCTGCGCCGCCCGAGCCGCGCAAGGAAGAGTTGCAAAAATTTTCCGCCACAGAAATAAAATCCGGCTGGCGGCTTTCCTGCCTGCATCCGGCAGCCCCGGCAACAATTTTTCTGCCTGAGCCGGAACGGATTGTACCGCGTGTCTCAGACAAATTTTCCCGAGAACTCCCTGACAACATGGCCCTTGCCGTGGATCTGGGCACCACCGGAATGCACTGGGCGTTCACCCTTGGAGACGAAACAGTAAAATCAGGACAGGAACTGAATCCCCAGATGGGGCTTGGCAGCGAGGTTATGTCCCGGCTGGCTTTTGCCGCAAAACCAGAGCAGCGCAAAATACTTTCAGAGCTGGTCACAAGGCGATTAAATGAGATCATAGCTGAAACAAATCAGGTTAAAGAACTGGTAATTTCCGGCAATCCGTCCATGACTTCCATCCTCGCTCAGGATGATGTTGAAGGCTTAAGCCGTGCTCCCTACTCCCTGCCCAGCAAGGGAGGGCAAAGAGTAAAGCTTGACGCAAACCTTCCCGAAGCGTACATCCCGCCACATCTGGCCCCGTTTGTTGGTGCAGATATAACAGCCGGGATTGTAGCCCTGAATTTTTCCGAGCCAAAAGCGCAGCCGCCGTATCTCTTCGCGGATCTCGGCACAAATGGCGAATTCGTGCTCTGCCTTTCCGAGAACGAATACATTATCTCCTCGGTACCCATGGGCCCGGCGCTTGAAGGTGTCGGCATGAGTAATGGACGCACAGCCGGACCGGGAGCAGTATCAGCTTTCACGCTTACCCCGCTGGGACTCTCGCCATCAATAATTAAAGCGGATAGACAAGAGCAAAATCGGAAACCGGGCATCACCGGAACAGGCTACCTTTCACTCTGCGCCCTGCTGCTCAAATCAGGTGTGCTAACCCGTGAAGGACAATTCGGCATGGGAAACACCCCGCTTGCCGCAAAGCTTGCCGATAAATTGACAGAGATAAACGGAACCCCGGTCCTTGATCTGGGACATGAGGGATTAACCCTCCCGGCCCCGGATGTGGAAGAAATTTTAAAAGTTAAAGCGGCCTTTAACCTCGCCATGTCTGCCTTGCTGAATGAAGCAGGGCTGGCACCTTCCGATCTAAAGGAACTCATTCTCGGCGGGGCCATGGGCCAACATGTAAACAGAAATGATCTGGTAACAACCGGATTCATCCCTGCGGAAAGCGGTGCAATCACCCGAGCCGCAGGAAATACTTCCCTCGCGGGAGCAAAAATTTTAACATACAATAAAAAAGCAAGAGATTTTGCCGCCAGCCTGCCCAGCCGTTCCAAAGTTCTGGAACTGGCCGGAAGCAACGATTTTGGCGATAAATACCTTGCGAGGATAATTTTCAAATATGTCTATTAAAGTAAGTTCACTTTTCCCCCTGCCGACTAATAATGTAACAAAATTACTGAATAACTACTTAAAAATTCTACAAAAAACAGTCCCGCTTAAAAGTAAGCACAGCGAGGAACTGCCCTACGCAATACGCGACCTTTCCCGCGACCTGACCGGGGAACGCTCCGGCCTGTCCAATGATTACATGGGCGACCCGCGTAGCCTGAACGCATATCTGCGTTATTTCCTGCCTTGGAACCTGTACCGTCTTGCAAGGCTGTTTCAGGGGCTGGACATCAACCTGCCCGATAAAGGTATCGTCGTTGATCTCGGAGCCGGACCGCTTACCGTGGCTCAGGCCCTGTGGATTGCAAGGCCGGACCTGCGCGATAAAAAACTGACTTTTATCAACGTGGACCGCACCCCGAAACCCATGCGCGAAGGCACCAAGCTCTTTCAGGCACTTGCCGGTGAAAAATCACCATGGCGCATGGTTAACGTAAAAGGCGGCTCCACTTCCAAACTGCGCGAAAAAGCACACCTGCTGGTCACCGCCAACATGGTCAATGAGGCTTCCGCAGGCACACGCATTCCTCTGCCTGTCTGGGCGGAAAAATTCTGCATGTCCATGGTCCACAAGCTGGCCCCGGAAGGCAGAATTCTGATCATCGAACCGGGCATCCGTCGTTCAGGGCGGGTACTTTCCGTGATTCGTGGACAATTTGTCGAAGCAGGATTTCCCATTCTCGGTCCCTGCACCCATGAACAGGAATGTCCCATGAACGGCGAACAGGGTAAGGCATGGTGTCATTTCAACTTTGATTCCGAGCACGCCCCGGCATGGTTGCAGAAGCTTTCAGCCCAGTGTCGTCTTGAAAAGGACAACGTCAGTCTGAGCTTTCTTTATGTAGGGCTGCGCAAGGAAGAAGTCGAAGCACCGCGCGAAGGTGAAATGCGTATCCGCGCTGTATCCGAATCTTTCAGACTTGATGAAGGCGGTTTCGGTCAGTACGGCTGTGCAGCCGAAGGTCAAATCCTTCTCTCTGCGCAAGGCGGAGCAAAAACCTTGTACCCCGGCGGACTTATCGGTATGCCCGTTCCTGAAGAAGAAAAACGGGATGAGAAGTCCGGCGCACTCATCGTGCCCCTGCCCATACGCGAGCACGACAAACGCAAGCTGGAAGAGAAAAATAAAAAGTAAGAAATGCCTCCGGCGGCTTAAACCCTTTTGCAAAAGGGTTTAAGAATCCCAAAACCTTTTATTAAGGCTTCGCCGTTTGTATATTCGAAAGTCAATTTAGCATATTATATGCGAAGCTTACTAAAAGGTTCTGAAGGGGATGGGGTCTGGGGAAGGGGAAACTCTTGCAAGAGTTTCCCCTTCCCCAGCCGCCGGAGGCAAAATCTTTTCATAAAAAGCGCGAAGCGCATCAAAAGACTCTTATGGAATTTATAGATCTGGGATTAATTTCCCACAAAGAAGCCGAACAGGTCCAACTTGAAAGGTTGAAACAAGTAATGGAGGGCAGCGCATGCGAAGCCCTCTATCTTTTGGAGCATCCTCCTGTTGTCACGCTGGGCAGACAGGGCGGGCTGGAAAACCTGCTTATCAGTGAAGAAGCCCTCAAGCAGATGGGGGCCGAAGTGGTCCAGACAGCTCGCGGCGGCAACATCACCTGCCATTATCCCGGACAAATGGTGGTCTACCCGGTCATACGCATTGAAAAACGGCGCGGCGGCATCAAAAAATTCTTTCATGACATGGAAGAGACCGCGATTCGTACTGCGGGAAGGTTCGGCGTGGAAGCAGCAAGAAGCGAGGGTAGACCCGGAGTCTGGGTCGGTCCCGGTAAACTCTGCTCTATCGGCATCGGGGTAAAAAAATGGATCACCTACCACGGCTTATCATTCAATGTTTCCAGTGACATGAAACTTTTCGACGCCATCACCCTTTGCGGGCTACACGGCGCGCACCCCACTTCTCTTTCAAGGGAGGCGGGCAAAGAAATTTCTACCGAGGAAGTAAAAAATGTCTTCAGAGAAGAATTCAGAAAAATATTTGCGGATACCGCCGTGGCTGCGGGTTAAACTGCCCACCGGAAGAACTTTTAACAACACCAGCAAGATGCTGGAAGACCTGAATCTGAATACGGTCTGCCAGTCCGCGAAATGCCCCAACTGCTGGGACTGTTTCTCGCGCAAGGTAGCAACCTTCCTGATCATGGGCAATAATTGCACCCGCAACTGTGCCTTCTGCAACATCTGCCCCGGCCTGATCGAACCTTTGGACGCAGACGAACCGCGCCGTGTTTCCGAAGCTGTGAAACGGCTGGAGCTAAAATACGCAGTTGTAACCTCAGTTACGCGCGATGACCTGCCCGACGGAGGCGCATCCCATTTTGCTGAAACCATCGAACGCATCCGAGCTGAACTTTCTGAATGCAAAATCGAAGTGCTCATCCCGGATTTTAAGGGCAACCTCGATGCGCTAAAAGCTGTCATCGCTGCCAAGCCGGACGTAATCAACCACAATGTGGAAACCCCGCCCGCACTTTACCCGCAAATCCGCCCACAAGCAGATTACCAGCAGAGCCTGGAACTCATCGAACGGGTCAAACAGCTTAGCGACATCCACGCAAAATCGGGCCTCATGGTCGGCCTCGGCGAAACAGACGAGCAAGTTTACCAAGTAATCGACGACCTCGCGGCCATAAATTGCGACATCATTACCATCGGCCAATACATGCGCCCTTCAAAAGCCCACCCGGCTGTGAAACGCTACGTAGAGCCGTCAGTATTCGATGAATATGCCGAATACGGCAAAAAGCTCGGCGTACCGCACATGTTCTGTGCACCGCTGGTTAGGTCGAGCTTTAATGCTGCTGAGGCTTTTGACAAGATTTAGGCTGTCATTTACATCGCTAATCGCGACTGTACATTGATAATCGCGACTGGCACAACGCTAATCGCGACTGAGCAATGATCCCATATACTAAAAACGCAAAAAGTCACCCACATTTATTGATTATAAATGTGGGTGATTTTTTATTTTTAGCGCAGGGCGTACACTTAAACTCAGTGCGGCGGTCTTCTTAAAAATATGTCAGGGCCAAAATTATCTATGTGGCCAGTCCGGCCTAAAATTCAAGAAGATGAATCGTTAACGTCTTGGTTAACCAGAACAGCTAACGAGTATGACTATAAACCATATATGCTATGTCAAATTGCATTAGATAAAAAAATAAGACCGAATCTTGACTTCGACATCAAAATAAAAAGTGATGATCTAAAAAAATTATCAAGGTTGTCGGGACAACCCTATAACAAATTAAAGGACGCTACTTTTCTAGATGAATATTTTAAATGGGATAGAAGTACTAAACTCTGGCTAGATTGTAGAATTAACCGTCCACCACGGAACGCAAGAGTCGTATTTTGCCCTAAATGTATCACGGACCCAAAACAACATACTCCATACCTGAGAAAAGAATGGAGAATTTCATACAACGTAATATGCAAATATCATAGGATAAGACTAATTGAGAAATGTCCCATTTGCTACACACCATTTAATCTAAATAGTCCTTTCTTGCTCCAAAAAAAATTACAGGTATGCCACAATTGTGATCAACCTATACGAAAAATGGCTATACAGATCTCTGATCAAACAAGACTTGATCAGATGCTTATAAACTCGAAAGCCATCTCATCTAGTTTAATTAATTATCTCAACAACGCTGTGTTTGAGGAACTGAAGAAACAAAGAGAAAAGTCGTCTAATCCAAAAGTACTAGAATTAATTAACCCTAAACTACAGTCACTATGGGATTGCCGAACAACCCCACTTGGAGAAATGGACATAGGATTACGATACGAGTTAATGAGGCTAACTATGCCAATATATAAAAATGTCATCAATCGATCATATGATTACATTGCTAACCTTGGAATAAATATATTAAAATAATTATGGCAAAACAATTTCATCAGCAGAAAACCATCCATGTTTAATTACCTGATTCGCTACATCATCTGGGTTGTCTGAATACATAATCAATGCGAGGCTCTCTTCGGCCCGACTACAGGTGACATAAAACAGACGACGGGTATTCTCTATTGATGAAGGAGAGCCTTCTTTTACACCGAAAAGCTTTTCGTATGAGAACATAAAACCTCTCGCATCGTGGTCGTCCAAAACAACACACACCCTTGAAAATTCGAGCCCTTTAACTCCATGGTGAGTGTCAAACGGGGCGTCTCCTTTAACATACTGGCTGTATGCCTTTATCTGCTGAAATGGGGTTGCCCCAAACTGCCGCCAGGCTTTAGTCTCATCGTCCGCATCATCTTCTTCGTCTTCTTTCTCATGTATAGGAGAACTAAAAGGTTTCAGCTTGTCTGGAATTAAAAATAAATTTGTTTCCGCG
This sequence is a window from Marinifilum sp. JC120. Protein-coding genes within it:
- a CDS encoding glycosyltransferase family 2 protein produces the protein MVATTHNFGTEKVDTFLSAIKNTVPLWVMGTEEFSHQNGLINVFQNLSSANPQFKEISSGLALLAWQQNPLDRSAAVRCMDLNNSSRPPALIKILQALISSPVSHIPLQDLDNLLQSGDQTLIIRHLFPLLRGSDGLNWLTHSWDTLLRMGNAELPRTALDLVNWNDNLIQLKQRLKTQYNFLYSSIDETVQDLEELDHDIWSLWQDYMRSELLLRSGQTEEGKDILAKLWKKNIWNLNWGQKLHGLLNPIDTTNALSHSDEVAILLYSWNNGQLIENTLKNVATSNIGNARIFALNNGSDDSTGQVINEAQYRFKKGHYKPINLQVNVGAPAARNWLLAEPEVRKAKWAVFLDDDVELEPNWLEELLATAQSYNNPGAVGCRITSTETPRSLQSADYHLFPPGNGTSQIEGLTEKIMVFDSCRNGFDYGQFSYTRPAMHVSGCCHMLNMEAIHQCGNFDVRFNPTQFDDLERDLRAALGGYEHVYAGQLRIGHIQHSSLAKASNVRSMAQVFGNKIKLESKYSEHDLNVLFGKDMAMLWQDVDRKWKELAEVL
- a CDS encoding tRNA methyltransferase produces the protein MERQRTPQREARVREVLAKRQKDFTLIVDNVWDPHNVSAILRSCDAFGIYGIHLYYTVSQWPELAKKSSASGKKWVERTKHTDPVKMVGGLREQGYQVVRTGFSETAKPLMDFDFSKPSAVILSNEHSGTAPELAELVPDEVYIPMQGMIQSFNVSVAAALILYHGFSQRYAKGMYDNPSFSPEEMEKLTAEWLAR
- a CDS encoding response regulator, producing MRALIAEDEFVGRKLLSTFLAPLFVIDVAVNGKEAVEAYKLAFEEGDPYSLILMDIMMPEQDGLSALEEIRNFENKNKVVNHCKVVMTTALDDPKTVIRSFHDVEASAFIVKPVDRNKLYEELEKIGLMNK
- a CDS encoding histidine kinase, with amino-acid sequence MSEDDSLVEEFFSEVNDKYYPQVLEGIDLLDEQRIEEGIEVLSRPLHTIKGVTGFMSGFEPASTFTHKVEDFLKKMQAGEVEHDLMQIALAIESVNTIFMLIEQLRESGSFDQSLTDDIETRLCGEGQKSGAADESGINPIEAEELPDARIFNLKVNRLYSSEQLKMVEESLQSIDGTSRLLFDFGITMSVGSAFFELIASYSEICEIGITGMNSHCTSTFYSWGFQRYLTVFDSRESFLNNTGV
- a CDS encoding chemotaxis protein CheA; protein product: MKDSISSCISQIQESIIGLEHGDGDINDVLNALGLDNAQMRSAQIIALMDMLTDGITPVTPDLITSLLDIAEAQKKFFYCIGGLLDQGGAPIDSRKDDSSACDTEDREAIATAPDKYEQEMMAEMMAMTEGTPDEDEGWEKVEGQPETPLAEAEKKQQEQAVESENRIEPEQVATAAKQIPDEEKSAKVQPAPAKMKDAQAISSIRVSTQQLDSLIELVGKLMVTYAVIAQTKSDNISKISSSLSELDKVIRNLQSEVDEIRMVPLKQIFMPMHRLVKSTSQKLNKRIKFTIIGEELALDKTIVECLNEPLVHLLRNALDHGIETTEDRQMCGKNEMGKVDLKAYRQGEFAYIEIIDDGKGLDADILLSKALERGLADPEKKYTKEEIYEFILQSGFSTASAVTDISGRGVGMDAVVAAIQNTLDGKVSITSELGKGSTFTISIPLSRSVNEGIVDALITSVGPETFIFPSREVLEVYEPVEKEFTDLPDGRETVSVRGKIHSLIRMHKVFDLPDPTDEVIPKVIMVKLGETVVAILVDEVLRQQKAVVTGFTLPVNSIYKLPILGFGMMGEHDALVVDTETLIAAHMEGEA
- a CDS encoding cobalt chelatase → MKKAILFAAHGSKNRAASSALGNILKMAKEAHPDIPVYSAFTSGHVLKKLREQGQNMPTVKQNLENLAEEGVTHVVVQSLHVIPGTEFNNISRLLDRVDKGEIKFEKAVLGEPLLTNEQEIDEISDIILNLLEERDSQNEALILVAHGSKFSESGNSLYDKFKEVLEAKDKNAYLGKLNSEGGIEKISDCIKGSGVKRAYLLPLLFGAGNHVKKDMAGEHDGSWKNVVASRGIEPIPVVQGVGEFDIFAQRWMDKLEKAISQLDT
- a CDS encoding DUF4445 domain-containing protein codes for the protein MTTSITVHCHDKKNMEIAPTAGLNMAQTLFLNGAFKGVPLCSGMGRCGLCKVKFESAPPEPRKEELQKFSATEIKSGWRLSCLHPAAPATIFLPEPERIVPRVSDKFSRELPDNMALAVDLGTTGMHWAFTLGDETVKSGQELNPQMGLGSEVMSRLAFAAKPEQRKILSELVTRRLNEIIAETNQVKELVISGNPSMTSILAQDDVEGLSRAPYSLPSKGGQRVKLDANLPEAYIPPHLAPFVGADITAGIVALNFSEPKAQPPYLFADLGTNGEFVLCLSENEYIISSVPMGPALEGVGMSNGRTAGPGAVSAFTLTPLGLSPSIIKADRQEQNRKPGITGTGYLSLCALLLKSGVLTREGQFGMGNTPLAAKLADKLTEINGTPVLDLGHEGLTLPAPDVEEILKVKAAFNLAMSALLNEAGLAPSDLKELILGGAMGQHVNRNDLVTTGFIPAESGAITRAAGNTSLAGAKILTYNKKARDFAASLPSRSKVLELAGSNDFGDKYLARIIFKYVY
- a CDS encoding rRNA methyltransferase, whose translation is MSIKVSSLFPLPTNNVTKLLNNYLKILQKTVPLKSKHSEELPYAIRDLSRDLTGERSGLSNDYMGDPRSLNAYLRYFLPWNLYRLARLFQGLDINLPDKGIVVDLGAGPLTVAQALWIARPDLRDKKLTFINVDRTPKPMREGTKLFQALAGEKSPWRMVNVKGGSTSKLREKAHLLVTANMVNEASAGTRIPLPVWAEKFCMSMVHKLAPEGRILIIEPGIRRSGRVLSVIRGQFVEAGFPILGPCTHEQECPMNGEQGKAWCHFNFDSEHAPAWLQKLSAQCRLEKDNVSLSFLYVGLRKEEVEAPREGEMRIRAVSESFRLDEGGFGQYGCAAEGQILLSAQGGAKTLYPGGLIGMPVPEEEKRDEKSGALIVPLPIREHDKRKLEEKNKK